A single window of Nocardia sp. NBC_01327 DNA harbors:
- a CDS encoding DUF1702 family protein → MLSKVLEPVLKLSVNDFPRVAKQHFGALPEMDDVWPHFEPPSHAILDNFWETLDHPGLDHLIPMVEANPAKVRGVAYEGAAMGLMLLDFMLPYRKRLKGLLAVCGAYKPMVYVGAGMVLPRLPVDPLRVIARFDDPERWLMLDGYGFFAGFFTARASFDRQARPDGLTGESARNFDSGLGRSLYFLSAANPDRIAGVLGAFPDSRRRDLWAGVGLACGYTGGALDRAGFERLLYSSGTYAAEVAVGLAVAAGFREQTNHPADHTEGACTVFWGLDADKVARLVEAECTGAQPDPSGPRYEEWRQRVKAVWTERRELAVDMGRADR, encoded by the coding sequence ATGTTGAGCAAAGTTCTCGAGCCTGTACTGAAGTTATCGGTGAACGACTTCCCGCGAGTGGCCAAACAGCACTTCGGCGCCCTCCCGGAAATGGATGACGTATGGCCGCACTTCGAACCGCCTTCACACGCGATCCTCGACAACTTCTGGGAGACCCTCGACCATCCCGGCTTGGATCACCTCATTCCGATGGTGGAAGCCAATCCCGCGAAAGTGCGTGGCGTCGCCTACGAAGGCGCGGCCATGGGTCTGATGCTGCTGGATTTCATGCTTCCGTACCGGAAGCGTCTCAAAGGCCTTCTCGCCGTCTGCGGCGCTTACAAGCCGATGGTCTATGTCGGCGCGGGCATGGTCCTTCCTCGCCTGCCGGTCGATCCGCTCCGGGTTATCGCGCGCTTCGACGACCCGGAGCGATGGCTGATGCTCGACGGGTATGGCTTCTTCGCCGGCTTCTTCACCGCCCGAGCCAGTTTCGATAGACAGGCCAGGCCAGACGGACTCACCGGCGAATCGGCACGCAACTTCGACAGTGGACTGGGACGCAGCCTCTACTTCCTCAGCGCGGCCAATCCGGATCGGATTGCCGGTGTGCTTGGAGCCTTTCCCGATTCTCGCCGCCGGGATCTGTGGGCCGGTGTGGGCCTGGCCTGCGGCTATACCGGCGGAGCACTCGACCGTGCGGGTTTCGAGCGGTTGCTGTACAGCTCGGGCACCTATGCCGCTGAAGTTGCCGTGGGCCTCGCGGTCGCGGCGGGGTTTCGCGAGCAGACCAATCATCCCGCCGACCACACCGAAGGGGCGTGCACTGTGTTCTGGGGCCTGGATGCCGACAAGGTCGCGAGGTTGGTTGAGGCCGAATGCACTGGCGCACAACCGGATCCGTCGGGCCCTCGGTATGAGGAGTGGCGG